A genomic window from Salvelinus sp. IW2-2015 linkage group LG13, ASM291031v2, whole genome shotgun sequence includes:
- the LOC111972142 gene encoding Krueppel-like factor 9 produces the protein MAVAGVIDEHGRFQPMLALQDYSNSSFGGIDTDINISCGESGYNTMSDSTNPTPNSTPTPVSILARISLMPGGERHGLSHSPIVKKKRHVCTFDGCVRAYGKLSHLKSHIRTHTGEKPYNCSWPDCDKKFSRSDEQIRHLRTHTGEKQFQCPLCAMRFMRSDHLLKHARRHPGFEPSMISHKGNPIMD, from the exons ATGGCCGTTGCCGGGGTTATTGATGAGCATGGAAGGTTTCAGCCTATGTTGGCCTTGCAGGATTATAGTAATTCTTCATTTGGAGGAATTGATACAGACATCAACATCTCATGCGGGGAAAGCGGCTACAACACGATGTCCGATTCCACCAATCCAACCCCAAATTCTACACCGACGCCTGTATCCATACTCGCGCGCATATCGCTCATGCCAGGTGGTGAGCGACACGGATTATCGCACTCTCCAATTGTTAAAAAGAAGCGACATGTTTGTACGTTTGATGGCTGTGTCAGGGCCTACGGAAAATTGTCTCACCTGAAGTCGCATATAAGGACACATACAG GTGAGAAGCCCTACAACTGCTCCTGGCCCGACTGTGACAAGAAGTTCTCCCGTTCTGATGAACAAATCCGCCACCTGCGGACTCACACGGGCGAGAAACAGTTCCAGTGCCCACTGTGTGCCATGCGCTTCATGCGAAGCGACCACCTGCTTAAGCATGCCCGCCGCCACCCTGGCTTCGAACCATCCATGATCAGCCACAAGGGCAacccaataatggactaa